From the genome of Chanos chanos chromosome 5, fChaCha1.1, whole genome shotgun sequence, one region includes:
- the st6galnac gene encoding alpha-N-acetylgalactosaminide alpha-2,6-sialyltransferase 2 codes for MATLVLQRKLLFLFLTVTGVLSVYVLVVTRQIEVPWHMMEFIHFNQTSTSYGSKNTEGFLRRYETFQPSDATENVPTVMPRTTSKVTTAPQRKISPTPKTQARPNQPVKPTEPDFIGDRYATDDTPPQTNCPDSIRKKVVHTQFAEKFLGHIPVLQWAKHATPEEYKRLHRYSGAHGWGNLDYKTLSDSLSIMNTPANRFMFDDWEHRANRSKCIRCAVVGNGGILHNSRKGLEIDQHDYVFRTNGAVIIGFEEDVGSRTSFYTFSTNTLRNSMNSYAGAGYNGPPQSEETRYVFLPDHDRDYILMRAASTHTPVDRGPERSKNPPTYFGEKVTVEKFKMYHPDFIRYLRNRFLHSSILNTSYRNIYRPSTGATMLLAALHTCDQVSAYGFMTPDYNKYSDHYYDKSQHPVRFYANHDLRMEMLLWQQLHKAGLIRLYMRQ; via the exons ATGGCGACCTTGGTGCTGCAAAGGAagctcttatttttgtttttgactgtcaCGGGTGTTCTGAGTGTCTACGTTTTGGTGGTGACCCGGCAAATCGAGGTACCATGGCATATGATGGAGTTTATCCACTTCAACCAAACGTCCACCAGCTACGG GTCAAAGAATACCGAAGGTTTTCTGAGAAGGTACGAAACGTTCCAGCCGTCCGATGCAACAGAAAATGTGCCTACAGTTATGCCAAGAACAACCTCCAAAGTCACCACAGCACCACAAAGAAAAATCTCACCAACTCCAAAGACTCAAGCTAGACCCAACCAGCCCGTCAAACCTACTGAGCCGGACTTTATTGGCGATAGATATGCGACGGATGATACCCCTCCACAAACA AACTGTCCAGACAGCATAAGGAAGAAAGTGGTGCATACACAATTTGCAGAGAAGTTTTTGGGGCACATCCCAGTCCTGCAGTGGGCGAAACACGCCACTCCTGAGGAATACAAGCGCTTGCATCGCTATTCTGGAGCACACGGCTGGGGAAACCTGGACTACAAGA ctctcTCAGATTCTCTATCAATCATGAACACCCCTGCAAATCGGTTTATGTTTGATGACTGGGAACACCGTGCCAACAGATCCAAGTGTATCCGCTGTGCTGTGGTGGGAAATGGAGGGATTCTGCACAATTCCAGGAAAGGCCTGGAAATTGATCAGCATGACTATGTCTTCAg GACCAATGGTGCCGTGATTATAGGCTTTGAGGAGGATGTAGGTTCCCGCACCTCCTTTTACACATTCTCCACCAACACCTTACGAAACTCCATGAATAGCTATGCTGGTGCAGGGTATAACGGCCCTCCACAGTCTGAG GAGACCAGATACGTATTCTTGCCAGACCATGACCGAGACTACATTCTCATGAGAGCAGCgtcaacacacactccagtggACAGAGGACCAGAACGCagtaaaaa CCCACCAACATATTTTGGAGAAAAAGTGACGGTAGAGAAGTTTAAAATGTATCACCCAGACTTTATCCGCTACCTCAGAAACAG GTTCCTGCATTCATCCATCCTGAACACTTCATATCGGAACATCTACCGACCTTCAACTGGAGCCACCATGCTGTTGGCTGCTCTCCACACATGTGACCAg gtCAGCGCCTATGGCTTCATGACCCCAGACTACAATAAATACTCAGACCACTACTATGACAAATCCCAGCACCCTGTACGCTTCTACGCTAACCATGATCTGCGTATGGAGATGCTGCTGTGGCAACAGCTACACAAGGCCGGACTCATTCGCCTGTACATGCGACAGTGA